From the Maioricimonas rarisocia genome, one window contains:
- a CDS encoding DNA polymerase ligase N-terminal domain-containing protein, which translates to MPRFVILTHDHPFLHWDLMLEADGALRTWRLLDEPQPDVPLRAEALPDHRIAYLDYEGPVSRGRGQVTRWDAGTYDEDAPGEFKRAIAVHGSRLSATAVLEQRAEGLCWTFHT; encoded by the coding sequence ATGCCCCGCTTCGTGATTCTGACGCACGACCACCCGTTTCTGCATTGGGATCTGATGCTCGAAGCGGACGGCGCACTCCGCACCTGGCGACTGCTCGACGAGCCGCAGCCGGATGTCCCCCTCCGGGCTGAAGCACTTCCCGATCACCGAATTGCGTACCTCGACTACGAGGGCCCTGTCAGCCGCGGGCGGGGACAGGTCACCCGCTGGGACGCCGGAACGTATGACGAAGACGCCCCCGGCGAGTTCAAGCGGGCCATCGCGGTGCACGGTTCGCGCCTCTCCGCAACGGCCGTCCTGGAACAACGTGCGGAGGGGCTGTGCTGGACGTTCCACACCTGA